In one window of Mytilus galloprovincialis chromosome 6, xbMytGall1.hap1.1, whole genome shotgun sequence DNA:
- the LOC143079773 gene encoding dnaJ homolog subfamily A member 2-like yields MADSKLYDILGVSRSAQDNEIKKAYYKLAKEYHPDKNPEAGEKFKEISFAYEVLSNADKRETYDRYGLQGLKEGAGSSGGFPDIFGDLFGGIFGGGSPFGGGFGGMGGPRRGRRKGEDTYHPLKVTLEDLYNGKTSKLQLSKTTICTKCSGVGGKQGAMHRCKTCNGRGVKVTLRQLGPGMVQQMQSICPDCRGEGETISEKDKCKECKGKKVTQQTKVLEVHVDKGMKDNQKIPFRGEGDQLPDIEPGDVIIVLQTQDHEVFTREGEDLLCSYTLSLTEALCGFQFTLKQLDGRDLLIKNPPGQVIHPGSVKVVKGEGMSVYRNPFEKGDLIVKFDITFPPKNFADPEQLKKLESLLPSRPEREIPTGEDVEEVDLVEFDESRGGRRRNRDAYNEDDDDEEGGHGPRVQCAHQ; encoded by the exons ATGGCAGACTCAAAATTATACGACATTTTAGGCGTCAGTAGATCTGCCCAAGACAATGAAATCAAAAAG gcATATTATAAGCTTGCAAAAGAATATCATCCAGACAAAAACCCAGAAGCAGGTGAAAAG TTTAAAGAAATAAGTTTTGCCTATGAGGTTCTATCAAACGCAGATAAAAGAGAGACCTATGACAGATATGGTTTACAAGGACTCAAAGAAGGTGCTGGATCCTCAG GTGGATTCCCAGATATATTTGGAGATCTTTTTGGTGGAATATTTGGTGGTGGCAGTCCATTTGGTGGTGGATTTGGAGGAATGGGTGGACCAAGGAGAGGAAGAAGAAAAGGAGAAGACACTTATCACCCTTTAAA GGTTACATTAGAAGACTTGTATAATGGAAAGACTTCTAAATTACAACTAAGCAAAactacaatatgtacaaaatgtagtgG GGTTGGTGGTAAACAGGGAGCTATGCACAGATGCAAGACCTGTAATGGCAGAGGTGTGAAAGTAACATTGAGACAGCTTGGTCCCGGTATGGTACAACAGATGCAGTCTATATGTCCTGACTGTCGAGGAGAAG gAGAGACCATTAGTGAAAAAGATAAATGTAAAGAATGTAAAGGAAAGAAAGTTACACAACAGACCAAGGTGTTAGAAGTTCATGTAGATAAAGGCATGAAAGATAACCAGAAAATACCATTCCGAGGAGAAGGAGATCAGCTG CCTGATATTGAACCTGGAGATGTGATAATTGTTTTACAAACCCAAGATCATGAAGTTTTTACAAGAGAGGGTGAAGATCTGCTTTGTTCTTACACATTGAGTTTAACAGAAGCTTTATGTGGGTTCCAGTTTACATTGAAACAGTTAGATGGTAGAGATTTACTAATAAAAAATCCTCCTGGACAAGTTATACACCCAG GATCTGTTAAAGTTGTGAAAGGTGAAGGCATGTCTGTGTATAGAAATCCATTTGAGAAGGGAGATTTAATTGTGAAATTTGATATCACTTTCCCACCCAAAAACTTTGCTGACCCAGAACAGTTAAAA AAACTAGAAAGCCTGTTACCTAGCAGACCAGAACGTGAGATTCCGACAGGTGAAGATGTAGAAGAAGTGGACTTAGTAGAATTTGATGAAAGTCGTGGAGGTCGTAGGAGGAATAGAGACGCTTACAATGAGGATGATGACGATGAAGAAGGAGGACATGGACCTAGGGTGCAATGTGCACATCAATAA
- the LOC143079774 gene encoding DAZ-associated protein 1-like, protein MGDRRDDPGKFFVGNLSWDTDNDSLWNYFSQYGQLSDAVVIMDRETGRSRGFGFVTFRDPKCVDEVLHQQQHEIDGRQISAKPCNSR, encoded by the exons ATGGGAGACCGAAGAGATGACCCTGG CAAATTTTTTGTTGGAAACCTTAGCTGGGATACAGATAATG ACAGCTTATGGAACTACTTCAGTCAGTATGGACAGCTCTCAGATGCTGTTGTTATCATGGACAGAGAAACTGGAAGGTCCAGAGGTTTTGGTTTTGTGACATTCAGAGATCCAAAATGTGTGGATGAAGTATTACACCAACAACAACACGAGATTGATGGCAGACAG ATCAGTGCCAAACCTTGCAACAGCCGATAG